A stretch of Triticum aestivum cultivar Chinese Spring chromosome 1D, IWGSC CS RefSeq v2.1, whole genome shotgun sequence DNA encodes these proteins:
- the LOC123180690 gene encoding serine/threonine protein phosphatase 2A 57 kDa regulatory subunit B' kappa isoform: MWKQFLGKLSGKSPKSGGGGGWGSPPPKSPTSYDVNGRQWDSMRASPPLAAIAGAEGETREDVFLRKLNVCCVLFDFSNDRGRDSPERERKRQVLMSLVDCLGTAEEPLTEAMVSACVRMFAINLFRVFPPKVRPGTGAAAEADEDDPFFDPSWYHLQVVYELLLRFVTSPVVDVKVARKYMDNSFISRLLDLLDSDDPRERDCLKTVLHRIYGKFMGNRPFIRKAVSNIFYRFVSEADRHNGIAELLEVFGSVISGFAKPLKEEHKLFLWKALIPLHKPKTVGMYLPQLTYCITQFIDKEPKLSGTVIRGLLKYWPVTNSQKEMMFLGELEEVLELTEMPEFQKCMVPLFRRVAHCLNSSHFQVAERALFLWNNEHLFGLISQNHQVILPIIYPALERNARLHWNQSVLNVTMNVRKMFFDMDQKLLLACQKNFQEEEEKRAATEERRRLIWEHLERNAAFHPVTRDISFAAFPKPAPLVAPTMT; encoded by the exons ATGTGGAAGCAGTTCCTTGGTAAGCTATCGGGCAAGTCGCCGAAATCCGGCGGAGGCGGGGGCTGGGGATCTCCGCCGCCCAAGTCCCCAACGTCGTATGACGTGAATGGGAGGCAGTGGGACTCGATGCGGGCGTCTCCTCCGCTCGCGGCTATCGCCGGAGCGGAGGGGGAGACAAGGGAGGACGTGTTCCTCCGGAAGCTGAACGTCTGCTGCGTGTTGTTCGACTTCTCCAACGACCGGGGCCGGGACTCTCCGGAGAGGGAGAGAAAGCGGCAGGTGCTCATGTCTCTCGTCGACTGCCTCGGCACGGCGGAGGAGCCCCTCACGGAGGCGATGGTCTCGGCCTGTGTGCGTATGTTCGCCATCAACCTGTTCAGGGTCTTCCCGCCCAAGGTCCGGCCAGGCACCGGGGCAGCTGCCGAGGCCGACGAGGACGATCCGTTCTTTGACCCCTCATGGTACCACTTACAGGTCGTGTACGAGCTGCTCCTACGGTTCGTCACCTCTCCTGTCGTTGATGTGAAGGTGGCTCGCAAGTACATGGACAATTCGTTCATCTCTAGGCTGCTTGATTTGTTAGATTCCGATGATCCTAGAGAAAGGGATTGCCTGAAGACAGTATTGCATAGGATATATGGAAAATTCATGGGTAATCGGCCCTTCATCCGCAAGGCTGTGAGCAATATCTTCTATAGGTTTGTATCCGAGGCTGATCGTCACAATGGGATTGCCGAACTCTTGGAGGTGTTTGGGAGTGTGATTAGTGGGTTTGCGAAACCACTGAAGGAGGAGCATAAGTTATTTCTGTGGAAGGCATTGATTCCTCTTCATAAACCGAAGACAGTGGGCATGTATCTGCCGCAGTTGACATACTGCATTACACAGTTTATTGACAAGGAACCAAAGCTCTCAGGGACTGTGATCAGAGGCCTGTTGAAGTACTGGCCAGTGACGAACAGTCAGAAGGAGATGATGTTCTTGGGGGAGTTGGAGGAGGTGCTGGAATTGACAGAAATGCCTGAATTCCAGAAGTGCATGGTCCCATTGTTTCGGAGGGTTGCACACTGCTTGAATAGCTCTCATTTTCAG GTTGCTGAAAGAGCCTTATTCCTGTGGAACAATGAGCACTTGTTCGGTTTGATCTCTCAAAACCACCAAGTTATCTTGCCAATCATATATCCAGCTCTCGAAAGGAATGCTCGTTTGCATTGGAACCAATCGGTTCTGAATGTTACAATgaatgtcaggaaaatgttctttgaCATGGATCAGAAGCTGCTGTTGGCTTGTCAGAAAAATTTCCAAGAGGAGGAAGAGAAACGAGCCGCAACTGAGGAGCGGAGAAGGCTTATATGGGAGCACCTTGAGAGGAATGCCGCATTCCATCCAGTAACCAGAGACATCAGCTTTGCTGCTTTTCCTAAACCCGCTCCTCTGGTAGCTCCAACTATGACATAA